The window ATCAGGCAACGGCACCGGCACCGGACAAAACCGCGCCCGCGCCAGCCCCGGCACCAGCCCCGGCACCAGCCAAAAAGTAGTTCTGTGTATATAGGGTATATCCCTCTTGAGAGGGATATACCCTAACCAACGAAGGAAGGGGAAAGATATGAAAACAAGATCACTCGGTTTTGTAATGCTAGTTGTCCTCGTCGCAATATCAATGAGCGGCTGCGGATGTTTCCAGCAGCAGATGAGAGGCGAAGCCGCGCCCCCCAAGGCTCCGGAACAGGCTCAAGCTGTCGCCCCCGAAGCAAAGCCTGTTGCTCCAGTTGTAAAGGAAACCCCTTCGGCGACCGCCGTACCCGGCATAGCACTAAACGATATCAACTTTGATTTCGATAAATATAACATCAGAGAAAAGGACGCAGCTATCCTCAGAGCGGATGCCCCGTGGTTTAAAGCCAATGCAGGAAAGAGAATGAGAATCGAAGGGCATTGCGATGAGAGAGGAACAGTAGAGTACAACCTTGTCCTCGGTCAAAAGAGGGCGGATTCAACCAAGAATTTCCTCGTCAATCTTGGCATTGATGGGAAATACATTGAAACGGTAAGCTATGGGAAAGAAAAGCCTCTGGACCCGGGACATAACGAAGAGGCCTGGGCAAAGAACAGAAGGGCTCATTTCGTCCCCAACCCGTAATTTGTTGACAGACAAGGAGGGTACACCAGCTACCCTCCCTTTTTTTCTACAAACTTCAGAAGACCTTCCGCGTTATATCCCGCTAGACGCAAAGACAAAAAGAGCACTGGATGCGCCCGCTCGCATTCATCCGATGCGGATCCCCCTGCACTATCTCAACCTCATGGAGAGGGATAATCCCGGCTGTCCCATACGTAGACAAGCCGTACCGTCGTTTGAGGAACTAAAACGAGGCGGAAGTGAAGACCCGTTGTCCGAAGAGTCGTACTCGGTGACGCCGGCGCTCATCAGGAGACATCCGAACCGGGCTGTCTTTCTCGTGAGTTCGCGATGCGCCATGTACTGCAGATTCTGTAACAGGAAGAGAATGGTAGGAGGCGACTGGGACCCGCAAATTTACCGAAGAGATTCTCTCGAGTATATCGAGAAAGACGAAAAGATAGGCGAGATCATCCTCTCCGGCGGCGATCCTTTTGTGCTGGCCCCCGAGGAATTGGGGCTTATTCTCGCCGCCCTGCGCCGTATGGAAAAGATCAAGATCATCCGTGTGAGCACCAGGCTACCGGTTGTGTTTCCTCAGGGGTTCACAAAAGCCCATATCAGAGAGGTAAAGAGGTACGCCCCGCTCTGGATTGTCATTCACATCAATCATCCGAGAGAAGTGACATCTGAGTTTCTGGAAATTGCGAAAAAACTGCGACAAAGCGGCAACATGCTCGTGAGCCAGACAGTTCTTCTGCGAAACGTCAATGATTGTCCCCACGTCCTTCTGAAGCTCTTCAGTATGCTCGTTGCGGCGGGTATCAAGCCTTACTATCTTTTTCAGCTTGATGAGGCGCCGGGTACGTCCCATTTCAAGGTGCAGATCGCGAGAGGCGTCGAGATCATGAGAACCTTGAGGGGGCAGGCT of the Syntrophorhabdaceae bacterium genome contains:
- the pal gene encoding peptidoglycan-associated lipoprotein Pal yields the protein MKTRSLGFVMLVVLVAISMSGCGCFQQQMRGEAAPPKAPEQAQAVAPEAKPVAPVVKETPSATAVPGIALNDINFDFDKYNIREKDAAILRADAPWFKANAGKRMRIEGHCDERGTVEYNLVLGQKRADSTKNFLVNLGIDGKYIETVSYGKEKPLDPGHNEEAWAKNRRAHFVPNP
- a CDS encoding KamA family radical SAM protein — encoded protein: MGKKSLWTRDITKRPGQRTEGLISSPTRNLLTDKEGTPATLPFFLQTSEDLPRYIPLDAKTKRALDAPARIHPMRIPLHYLNLMERDNPGCPIRRQAVPSFEELKRGGSEDPLSEESYSVTPALIRRHPNRAVFLVSSRCAMYCRFCNRKRMVGGDWDPQIYRRDSLEYIEKDEKIGEIILSGGDPFVLAPEELGLILAALRRMEKIKIIRVSTRLPVVFPQGFTKAHIREVKRYAPLWIVIHINHPREVTSEFLEIAKKLRQSGNMLVSQTVLLRNVNDCPHVLLKLFSMLVAAGIKPYYLFQLDEAPGTSHFKVQIARGVEIMRTLRGQASGLAMPQYALDIPRGLGKVPVDHVYVKEPGERKVLVESAMGSCGLYQNDGTESACMQCGICARNP